Part of the Arthrobacter sp. MMS18-M83 genome is shown below.
CCGCGAAAGCAGCGCATAAGGCAACGGCCCCTCGCCCGCGCTGGACATTTGCCTTACTGATGCAGGCGTCACGACTCCGAGTGAGCCTACAGGCAGCCCGGACTTCGCCGCCGGAAAGATGCATCTGTCGGAGCACCGCATCCGCCCATTACGGCAGGGCCAGCGCTTCAGCCGTCTGCCAATCGGGAGGGAGATGGCTGCCGTGGTTCTTCGTCCGAGCCGTCAGCTTCCCGAATCGGATCTGTTGTGTCGTAGGGATTCGTCAACGATTTCCCGTACGCCCAGTCTTCACCCGGCCGCGCTGGGCCGGGCCCAGGGATCGAAGAGACGCTGCTTCGCGGAGCCGACACAGCTCCGGACTGCTTTCCTCCACCGGCTCCGCCTGCTAGCCGCCAGGTGATCGCGTCAGCCCGCGGTGCGAAAAACTATCTCTTGCCTCCGACCCTGCTCCTTGATCGCATGTTTCAGACCCGCCGTGTGTGGCTGCTGTCTCCTTGATTGAGCATCGGACTCCCCTGGTATTTGGCAAAGTGAGGTTCAATGGCCCACGCGGCCCGGTGCAGAAGACGGGCCAGCAATGCCTGCAGGCGGACCAGCCGTCTGCGGGTGCGTCCGGCGGGTCGTGGAGCGATAACCGGGGCATTTGGCAACGCGCTGCGTGCTTCGTGGTTGATGGACTTGATGACTGCGCAAGCCATCATGAGTGAAAAATCCATAGTTCTCTTCTGTCGTTTAGTGCGCACCGAAATACGCCCTTTTGCCCGGGCATCCTTCGGGCGGGGATCAGTGGGGTTTCTGCGACGACTCATCCGGAAACCGGTTCGGTCGAGTCTCTCCAAACGACACTATCCGGCCAGGGGCAACATGTCAGCAGCCGTGACTCTCCCTGGTTTTCCTAGGACTGAGCGACCTACCTTCCCTGTGGAAGCCCGAATCCGGCAGCGGAGAATTGAAGGCATGGGGCGCCGGGCGCTCCACATGGACGCCGGGCGAGCATGCCCACATGATGGCCCTTCTGGAGAACTGTGCGATATCCCAGCGCCCGCCCGTTTCCGGGCAGCAAGTACGGCCGGCCCTGCACCAGCTTGCCGTGGGATCTCTTCGCGTGGACATCGGGCGTCACCCCAACGACGCACAGGCCAGTCAACTCGTCGGCGAACTCGCGGCGTCCAGCGAGCACTTCCGCAAGCGGTGGGGCAGCGCACCGGGTGGCAAAAGCATCGGCGGGAATTGCGCGGCTGCACGATCCCGTCGTCGGGAACTTGGAACTGAATGTTGAAGACCTGGTACTGCCCGGCGATCCGGATCAGACGCTAAGGGTGGACTCCGCCCCGCCAGGTTCGTCCTCGGCGGATTCACTCACGTTGCTTGGCAGCTTCGGCGCCGGAACCGGCACCCCTGAAGCTGCACAAGCATCCAAAGAAGGGACGGGTCCGACGCTACCAAGACCCCTGATTCCCGAACCCCTACCTGACCAAACGGTTGCACAAGGCCATCAACAGGCTGGCGGCAGCCGATCGGCCGACGAAACAAATCGGAGGGGACCGGCTCGTCAGCGACGGATGGTGCCCCAGCCGTTTGACCTTTTGCTTTGATACCGGGGTTCACCTTGTAGAACGCTGGAATCCTGCCATCCTCTTGTGCCTGGGCGGGTGTCAGTGCTGGAAGGCGATGCCTTCCAGCATCTACGGGCCATTGCGACTGAGTGGGGAGCTATGTTCGTTTACGGCGGAGCCCTTACCGAAGCCGAGTCCGAGTTCCCACTCCCCCAATCTGCGTGCTCTGACGCTGGGGTGTGCTCTCGCGGTGCCAAAATTCCCTGTCACCGGGTTCGGTCACCGCCGATGAGGTCGAGAGGATCGACGAATTTGCCGTCGAATCCGACATCAATCTCTGGGCCAAGGCCCTGCAGGCCTAAACCATGCGGGTGCGTTGAGCGCAGGGTTCCTCCAGGCGGAGGAACAATTATTGAGCCACAGTTGGGGATCCCCACGAAGTCACTCCGGCACCCTCCGCGGGACGCGCGCAGTCTTGCGCCAACCCCAGTCCACCCCACCCGGGTGGCCAACCGCTGTCCCGGATAGTCCACCCGGCAAGGTAGTAGCCAGCCACACCACGTCTGGAGCGAAACTGAGGTCAGTCCTCGATGTGGCCTGGCTCATGCAGTCACATGTCGAGGCCAACAATCAAGAAAGATGAGAAGGATCGAACGATGAGAACCGCCGTAGGCCTCACCGTGGTGATCACCTCGGGAACGCTGCGGTTCGACAGTTTGACGAAGGCGAGCCACCGTCCCGAGGTCCATCGGCCCCAGTTGCCAACAACTATTGATGGGCTATTGATCGGCGCAGCTTCGTGATTTCCACTCGCCCACAGCCCGGGCCGCGAAGGACCGGCAATGCCTGCGTCTTCCCTCTTGTCCCAGAGGGTTCGGGCAATGTGGCGTACAAGTTCAATGCACGTTAGATGATTAGAAGAGGATTATGGATTATTCGCTGATGATGGCCGCATACGCCATCAGCACAATGAAGCACGAGGGCCGCAGTGCGTTGCCGGATGCGCCTGTTGTCGTGGAACAGCGCGTCGGGCACGCCCACAGAAGGCTGGCTCGACTGCGGGGTTGGCTGGCGAGCGTTCTACACCAAGTCGCGTGGGCAATTGAGCCTGACCCGGCTGTAGCTGAGCCCCGGCAGTAAGGCAGCGCTGCCGTCGCCGTGGACGCCGGGTCTGATGGGTTGTTAGTCATCGACACGAGTTCAACCTTTGGCTTGCTCACGGGTCTATCAGGTGGCTCGAGCGGCGAGAACCCGTTGCTCCGGTGTCAACAGCAACCTGGAACTGCCCGGTGGCGGCAGGGTGGTTTCAACCTGGCGCGAATTCTAGGGGACGCCGTTCAATGGAGGCGTCCGCGGTATCGCAGGTGCAGCGCCGCGGGTGGCGCTGGCGGTTCCCACTCGGTCCATGCCCCGGTGGACCGAAAGGTTGTGGCTGCGGCTGCGGCTACGGCGGCCGCAAGGCACGCGGAGAGCGCAAGATCCAAGGGGCCGAGGCCGCTGACCACAAGAGCTGCACCCGCCGCGCCGCCGAGGAACATCGTCAGCACCGGAACGGAGCGCCGCCCCCACCGGCTGCCGACCCGCGCGGCGGTGTCTGCGGCGATTCCGATGATCGTCAGGGTCAGGACGCTAGTCGCCAGATCCGGCACCTGCAGTGACCGCGCCGTCGCGTTCTGCAGTCCCAGTGCCACGCCAAGAATTGCGATAAGCACCGCAAGATGAACGCCTACATACGGCTGCGGCGCGATGAGGCTTGCAAGCCAGGCACCCGCGAGCACCGCGGATTCGATAGCGGAAGCGACACTGAGCAGACGGCCTCGGTGGCTATGGCGAGCAATCAGGTTGCCGCCAATCCAAGCTCCGATCATGACCGCACCCGCAGAGAGCAGCAGCGCCCACCAGGTGAATCCAGGGGCGCCTCCGAGCGCGAAACCCCCGAAGACAATATTGCCCGTCATGTTCGCAACCAGCACCCTCCCTAGGCACAGGTAGCTGAACGCGTCGACGAGCCCTGTCACGATCGTCAGGACCAGAAGGAGCGGGGACAGGGGGCCGTGACGGTCTCCGCGCCGCGGGACAATCAGGCGTCCCGCCTCGGACAGCTGGCTGTCGTGGGTATCGGCTTCGCACCTAGTCATGCGGTCCCTCCCCGCCCGGCTGCATCCTGAAACGCGCGGATGAATTACGTGTCCGTCCCGTGCCCGCGATTCCGAGCATGGCCGGGCCGCGCGCCGAGTCCTTGCCCGGCACTGTTGCCGAGCGGGCTCTGCCCTGCCGGCCCGCCAAGAACTCGTCTGGGCCTGGCAGATAGGAACCCATGCGGGCGGCCCTCGGCCTCCTGGATGTCATGCCACCCAGACGGTCTTCAGGTTGCAGAACTCCCGGATTCCCTCCATGGACAGCTCACGGCCATAGCCGGAGCGCTTGATCCCGCCGAACGGAAGCTCCGGATAGGAGATCGTCATACCGTTGACGAACACGGCGCCAGCCTGGAGCTCGCGCACGGCATGGTCGATCTCGGCGTCGTCGTTGCTCCAGAACGCCGAGCCCAGGCCGAAATCGAGACCGTTTGCGATCCGCAGGGCTTCGTCGAGGTCCGCCGCTCGGTAGACGGAGGCAACCGGGCCGAAGGCTTCCTCGGCCCAGAGCCGCATCTCCGGGGTGAGGCCTGGATATCATCGCCAAGGTGCGCGCAACGGGCGCGAAGAACATTAGACTACTCGCAGACTTTTACCATCTGGCGGTCAACGGTGACGACGTAGCCGACGTCATCGAAAACCACGCTTCGGACTTCGGTCACATCCAGATTGCGGACGCCCCCGGGCGCAGCGAACCCGGCACGGGAAACCTGCCTCTGGATGCATGGATCGGCCTGAGCATCGAACTCGGTTATACCGGGCATATCGGCCTCGAATACAAGGCCACCGCTGCGGAACCATTCGGCTGGCTGCGGGAAGCCAAGGCAATCCGATCTGCGCACATTCGTACGTACTAACAAACGCTTCAGGAAATGGACATGAACAATGAATGCTGTTCCCCGGAGAGTCGCCGTAATCGGGCTGGGAATCATGGGTCTGCCGATGGCCGTCAACCTGCTCAAGGCCGGCCATCCAGTCACGGGTTTCAACCGCAGCCAGGGCAAGATCGACCAGTTGGTCAGTGCCGGGGGCGCGGGCGCCTCCGGCACCGCCGAAGCCGTCAAGGACGCCGACGTCATCATCACGATGGTGCCGGACTCCCAGGACGTCGAGGCGGTCGTCAGTGGCCCGGACGGTGTCTTGCCAACGCCCAAAAGGGTGCCTACTGGGTTGACTGCAGCACCATCCGACCCGATGTCAGCGTCCAGTTGGCCGCGGCGGCGCAGAAAGCCGCCATCAAGGCTCTGGATGCTCCTGTTTCCGGCGGCGAGACAGGCGCCATTGAGGGCAATCTCTCCATCATGGTCGGCGGCGAAACCGCCGATGTCGAGGCCGTTCGGCCGGTCCTTGAGGCCATTGGCAGCACCGTGGTTCACGTTGGTCCGTCCGGCTCCGGGCAGACGGTGAAGGCGACCAACCAGCTCATCGTTGCGGGCACCATTGAGCTTCTGGCCGAGGCGCTGGTCTTCCTTGAGGCACATTCGGTGGACACTCGGGCCGCCATCAAGGTTCTCGCCGGTGGTCTGGCCGGCAGCCGGGTCCTGGACCGCAAGGCCGCCTCGATGATCGCCCGCAAGTTCGAGCCGCGCTTCCTCGTGGATCTGCATCACAAGGACCTGGGCATTGTCACCGCCGCCGCCCGCGAGGCCGGCGTCGCCATCCCGCTGGGTGCGATGGCGGCGCAGTTGATGGGGGCGGTGCGCGCCCAGGGGCACGGCTCCTTGGATCATTCGGCGCTTATGCTCCTAGTCGAGCGACTTTCCGCCCGGTCCGCGAGTTGAAGACTCGACCGATCAATCTTTCCTGCCAGTCGGCCGCATCAGAGAACTGAGCTTGTTGCCTCCGAGAAAAACAGATGCGATCGGATGCAGTACCGCCTTCCCAGCCAAAGCAGGTTCATGTAGCTCTTACCTGGCCAGCCATAAATGATTGAGAAGCCAGGAACGTCAAGACGTGCGAAATGGAGAAAAGTGCCGCTCCAGGATCAATCCTGGAGCGGCACTCCGTTAGCGAGGTTGCCGGAATCAGGGGAGTTTTATGTCCGTGGAATCCGGATGACGGCCGGACCCACGCGGTCGGCCAAGAGCTGTACATTAAGCTTGCCGCCGTCGTAGGTGATGGTAGCGCCGCAGCCTTCAACGGTGGCATCTTCCAGGCGCACTCCAGTGGGTGCCAAATCGGTTGCCGTCGTGCTTTCATCGAGGGAATCGACGAAGGCCACGATTTCGGTTCCGCGGTCGATCCACCGGATCCAGGGTTCGTCCGCGGGCACGGCAACGGCGGGATCCAACGGAGTGGCTCCAACCAGGTACTGTTTTCCGGCGGACATCCAGGCACCCAGCTCCGTGAGGGACTGACGTTGGATTGCCGGGATGGTGCCGTCCGCCTTCGGCCCCACATTGAGCAGGAAACGTCCGCCGCGCGAAACAACGTCGACGAGCTGGCGGGCAAGCTGTTTGCCGGAAAGCGACTGTTCCGTTCCTTCGACCTGGTTGTAGCCGAACGAGAAGCCTATGCCGCGGCAGTTCTCCCATGCGTCAAACGACTCTGCATCCTTATGTGCTTCGTATTCACTGGTGCCGTAGTCCTGGTGCGTGGTACTGCCCCACCTGTCGTTGACTACGCCCGTCGGACAGGCGGCATAAAACTCCTTGAACAGTGTGCCCAGACCGCCCGGTCCAAAATGCTTTCCGGCGTCG
Proteins encoded:
- a CDS encoding aldehyde dehydrogenase family protein; translation: MRLWAEEAFGPVASVYRAADLDEALRIANGLDFGLGSAFWSNDDAEIDHAVRELQAGAVFVNGMTISYPELPFGGIKRSGYGRELSMEGIREFCNLKTVWVA
- a CDS encoding MmyB family transcriptional regulator codes for the protein MALLENCAISQRPPVSGQQVRPALHQLAVGSLRVDIGRHPNDAQASQLVGELAASSEHFRKRWGSAPGGKSIGGNCAAARSRRRELGTEC
- a CDS encoding YoaK family protein; amino-acid sequence: MTRCEADTHDSQLSEAGRLIVPRRGDRHGPLSPLLLVLTIVTGLVDAFSYLCLGRVLVANMTGNIVFGGFALGGAPGFTWWALLLSAGAVMIGAWIGGNLIARHSHRGRLLSVASAIESAVLAGAWLASLIAPQPYVGVHLAVLIAILGVALGLQNATARSLQVPDLATSVLTLTIIGIAADTAARVGSRWGRRSVPVLTMFLGGAAGAALVVSGLGPLDLALSACLAAAVAAAAATTFRSTGAWTEWEPPAPPAALHLRYRGRLH
- a CDS encoding MmyB family transcriptional regulator yields the protein MAKASAGIARLHDPVVGNLELNVEDLVLPGDPDQTLRVDSAPPGSSSADSLTLLGSFGAGTGTPEAAQASKEGTGPTLPRPLIPEPLPDQTVAQGHQQAGGSRSADETNRRGPARQRRMVPQPFDLLL